From a single Candidatus Hydrogenedentota bacterium genomic region:
- a CDS encoding type II toxin-antitoxin system VapC family toxin: MIFDTDVLIWAMRGNARAATAIDKADSLALSVVSYMELLRGVRNRQELQATKAVLAELNFEILPLTGNIGHRASIYLEEYALKSNIGVPDALIAATAVEDGGMLCTANAKDYRSIAELKLSVFRP; this comes from the coding sequence ATGATCTTTGACACCGATGTCCTCATCTGGGCCATGCGCGGCAATGCCCGGGCGGCGACGGCCATCGATAAGGCGGATAGCCTTGCGCTTTCCGTGGTGAGCTACATGGAGCTCCTCCGGGGCGTTCGCAATAGGCAAGAGTTACAGGCCACCAAGGCGGTGCTCGCTGAATTGAACTTTGAAATCCTCCCGCTGACGGGAAATATTGGCCACCGCGCCTCAATCTACCTGGAAGAGTACGCGCTGAAATCGAATATCGGCGTCCCCGACGCGCTCATTGCGGCCACCGCGGTGGAAGATGGCGGTATGCTCTGCACGGCCAACGCCAAAGACTACCGGAGCATCGCCGAGCTCAAATTAAGCGTATTTCGGCCCTAG